The sequence GAGCTGGATCTGGACGACATCCGCGCGCTGGGAGTCCAGGTCGTCTGCGGCACGGCCGTGGGCCGCGATGTGTCCCTGGACGAGGTCCGTGCGCGGCACGACGCGGTGGTTCTGGCGGTGGGCCTGTCGCGCAGCCGCACGCTGCCGCTCACGAACGGCGACCACCCGGACGTCCTGGGCGCGCTGGAGTTCCTGCAGGCCGTGGCCGCAGGCGCGCGCCCGGCGGTGCCGGCGGACGTGCTGGTGGTCGGAGGCGGCAACGTAGCGGTGGACGCGGCGCGCACCGCCCTGCGGCTCGGCGCGCAGGCTGTGCGGATGGTCTGTCTGGAGGATGAGTCCGAGATGCCGGCCTGGGACTGGGAGTGCCGCGAGGCGCTCGAAGAAGGCATCGGGATCGTCCACCGGCGCGGGCCCACGGAGGTGGTCGTCCGTGGCGGCGCGGTGGCGGGGCTGGTCGTGCGGGAGGTGGAGCGCGTCTTCGACGACGACGGCCGATTCGCACCGACCTACTTCGACGACCGCCGCAGCACGATCGACGGGCAGATGGTGATCCTGGCCGTCGGGCAGCAGGCGGACCTGGGCCTGCTGGACGGGACCGAGGTCGAGCGGCAGGGGGCCGGGCGCATCCGCTTCGACCGGGCGACCATGGCGGCCTCCGTGCCGGGCGTCTTTGCCTGCGGGGAGGTTGTGGCGGGGCCCGGAAGTGCAATCGAGGCCGTCGCCGACGGGCACCGGGCCGCCCGCGCCGTGCTCCGGTACCTTCGGACGGGCCGGGTGGAGCCGGTGGCCGAGGAGGAGGCCGGCGAGGAGGTCGGCCCGCTGACCGAGGACCTGATCCGGCACCTCCGGCGCGCCGAGCGCGTCGCGATGCCGACACTCTCGGCCGAGGCGCGGCGGAGGAGCTTCGCCCGGCTGGAACTCGGGTACTCCGAGCGCGATGCGCTCCGCGAGGCCTGGCGCTGCCTCTCGTGCACGGCGGGCGCACAGGTGGACGAGGCGAAGTGCGCCGCCTGCCTGACGTGCCTGCGGGTCTGCCCCTTCGGCGTGCCGATGGTGGACGACGTGGCCCTGATGACGTCGGACATCTGCCAGGCCTGCGGGCTGTGCGTCGCGGAGTGCCCGGCCGGCGCCATCCGCATCGGCCGACACGCCGTGGGCGACATCGCCGGGCGCATCGCGGAGCTGCTGAAGCGTGCCGACCGCCCCGTCACGTGCGTGGAGATCGCGTGCGCGCGGGGGGCGGAGTCGCGCGTCGCGCTGCAGGACCACGTGCACGCCCGCAACGGCGACGAGGTCGGTCACATTGCGGTGGCCTGCGCGGCCCTGGCGGACGAAGTGGACATGATGAAGCCGTTCGAGTTCGGGGTGCGCGAGGTCGTCGTGCGCATGTGCGACGACTGCCGCTATCGGGGGGCCGGCGACCGCCTCTCGAAGCGCGTGGAGCGAACGAAGCGGTTGCTGGACGCCGCGGGGGTCGGCGGCGAGCGCCTCCGCCTTCTCTGACGCCGTGCAGCGGGAGTGAAACGCATGATCGTAGCCGACGCCAAGCCACTGGAAGAGGTTTTCGGCTTCATCGCGGATTGCCGCAGGGTTCTGGTGCTGGGCTGCGGTGAGTGCGTGACGGTCTGCCAGGTGGGCGGCGAGAAGGAGGTGGCCGTCCTGGCACAGGCGCTGCGCCTGAAGGCGCGCACGGAGGGCAGGGAGATCCGGTTCGACGAGAACACGGTGCAGCGGCAGTGCGAGCCGGAGTTTGTGGACCCGATTCTGGGTTCGCTGTCGGACTACGACGCGGTGGTGTCGCTGGCCTGCGGCGTCGGGGTGAACTTCCTGGCGGACCGCAAGGCGAGCCGGCCGGTCTTCCCCGCCGTCAACACGACGTTCATGGGCGCCACCGTCGAACACGGGGAGTGGCAGGAGCGCTGCGCCGGCTGCGGGGAGTGCATCCTGCACCTGACCGGCGGCATCTGCCCGGTCGCCCGCTGCGCCAAGTCCATCCTCAACGGCCCCTGCGGGGGCACCCGCGACGGGATGTGCGAGATCAGCACGCCGGAGGACCCCATCCCGTGTGCATGGTCCCTGATCATCGAGCGGTGCCGGGAGTTGGGCAGCCTGGACCGGCTCCGGGAAGTGATGGCGCCGAAGGACTGGTCGGTCGCCCGCGACGGCGGGCCGCGTCGCCGCGTGCGTGCGGATCTGAAGATCACACCGGCCGAAGAGGGCACCGAACCCGCCTGAGACGGGGGCGACCGGTGCCGAGGAGGCATGACGGGTGAAGAGCGGAAGCAACCTGGAACGCGTTCTGGCGGCCGGCCATTTCGCCGTGACGGCCGAGCTGGGCCCCCCCATGGGCGCGGGGGGCGAGGAGGTCGCGCGCAGGATCGAGCTTCTGCGCGGCGCCGCCGATGCCTACAACGTGACCGACTGCCAGACGGCCGTCGTGCGCATGTCGTCGGTCGCCGGGGCCGCGCTGCTGCTGCGCGCGGGCATGGAGCCGGTGATGCAGATGACCACGCGCGACCGGAACCGCATCGCCATCCAGTCGGACGTGCTCGGGGCGGCGGCGCTCGGCGTGCGCAACTGCCTGTGCATTGCCGGCGACCATCAGTCCTTCAGTGCCGCCGGGCGCCTGAACGGCCACCCCGGCGCTCGGAACGTCTACGACGTCGACTCCATCCAACTCGTCTCCATCCTGAGACGGATGCGGGACGATCACGTGCAGCAGGGAGGCGACCCGGTCGACCCGGCGCCGCGGCTGTTCCTGGGGGCGGCCTGGACGCCGATGGCCGACCCGGTGGACTGGCGCCTGGTGCGGCTGGCCAAGAAGGTGGCGGCCGGGGCGGACTTCATCCAGACGCAGGGGGTTTACGACGTTGCGCAGTTCGCCGAGGTGATGGCGAAGGTCCGCAACGAGGGCTTGCACGAGAAGACGGCGATCCTGGCCGGCGTGATCGTGCCGAAGAGCGCGGGCATGCTGCGCTACATGAACTCCTCGGTCGCCGGCGTGCGCGTGCCGGAGGAACTGATCAAGCGCTTCCCGGTGGTCAGGAAGGCCGACCCTCCCGAGAAGAAGAAGGAGGCGCAGCGCCTGGGGCTGGAGATCGGCCGGCAGGTCGCCGTAGAACTGATCGGGCGGTTGCGGGCGATCGAGGGCGTTCGCGGCGTCCACCTGCAGGCGATCGAGTGGGAGGAGGCCGTCCCGCAGATCTGTGCGGCGGCCGGCCTGCTCCCGCGGCCCTGCATGGACTGAGAGGCGCGCCGGGCGCGCCGGGGCCGTCACGGCGGCGAGAAGCTGTGGTCCGGGTGCTTGACCGACAGGACGGGGCAGGGCGCCTTGCGCACGACCTTCTCGGCCACGCTGCCGATCAGCATGTGGCTCAGGCCCGTGCGGCCGTGCGTGCCGACGACGATCAGGTCGGCCTCGGTTTCGCGGGCGCAGTTGATGATCTCGACGAACGGGGACCCCGTGCGCAGGATTCCTTCGGTGTCGGCGTGCACCGCGCGGCACGCCTCGACGGCTTGCTGGAGGTGCTTGCGCGCGGCATCCTCGACCTCTTCGATGGGCAGCGCCAGGTTCGGCACGCCGGCCAGCGAGTAGGTGGGCAGGAAGGGCGGCTCAACCACGTGCAGGATGCGCAGTTCCGCGTCGAAGACCTCCGCCAGGCCAACCGCGTAGCGCTGTGCGTGGTCCGAGCTGTCGGAGAAGTCGACGGCGCAGACGATCCGTCTGATGCTGATTCCGTCCATCGTCCCATCCCCCTTCCAGATGAGTGAGTGTCACCCCGCGTCGGCCTGCAGGCGCTCCTCGACCTCGGTCAGCCGATGGTAGCGAGGCCGGACGGTGTCCGGGTCGTCCGGGCCGCGCGTGAGGATCCGCCGGCGGCCGAGCCGGGCCACGTTCTCCGCGCAGCCGGTTCCCCATGCGGCGGGGCCGAGGACGAACCTCTCCCGGCGAAACGCATCCGGGCAGGCGTCCACGCCCGATCCGAACACGATGGTGCCTTCCGGAAGGCGCGCGGCCAGGTCCTGCGGCGGCAGCAGGAGCACCCCCGTCGTGTCGAGCCAGTCGTCCCGGTTCTCACGCCGGAAGAGCGTTCCGTACACCCTGTCCCGGCGCGCGTCGCGGATCGGGCAGGCCGCGGCGACCTCGGCGGTCGTCGCGACATTCCGTACGAGCACCTCCAGCGACGGCACCCCCACGCACTGCCAGCCCAGCGCGAAGGAGAGCGTCCGGGCGCAGACGACGCCGATGCGCAGGCCCGTGAACGAACCGGGGCCTTCGCTGACGGCGACCGCGTCGACCCGGCGTCTGCCGAGGCCGGCGCGCTGCAGGACGTCGTCGACCGCCGGCAGCAGGTTGCGCGCGTGGCGCGGGCCTGCCGGGAAGACGTGGCTTGCGCGGACGTCGTCATCCTCGCAGACGGCGACGCTGCCGACGGACCCGCTGGTCTCGATGCCCAGAACGATCATGGCGATGCGTCCTCGGCCGGGGGCGTTGGGTCCGCCGGGGCGTTGTCCTTGAGTCGGCGGAACGCCTCGGTGCAGGCCAGGCGGGCGACCTCCCCATCGGTCAGGCGGGGGGCTCGTCGGAACACGTGCACGTTCCAGAGTTCCCGGCCGTCCGCCGCGTCGTAGCAGGTGAGACGGAACTCGATCGTCGCAGCGGCCGTCACGAACACGTAGCTGCACTGCCAGCGGATCAGCTCGGCCGACAGAAACGATGCGCAGCCGGCGGCCCGGACGGCCTCCTGCAGGAGCGCCGGGTCGGGCTGGAGGCCGGTGGGCAGGCCCGCGGCCTTCAGCGCCCCGGCCATCTTGAACGGCGGCGGCACGTCCAGCCCCGCGTCCTCACGGGCGGAGTGCGCCAGGATCTCGGCGAAGCGGACGTCCGGGTTCTGCGTGCGGACGACGCCCCAGTCCATGCCGCGCGCGCTGATGCTGGTGTCCTGGGGGATGGTCACCTGCAGGACCGGGCAGGGGCCGGGGGGGGTGGAGTCGAGGCGGCCGTTGGCGGTGATGGAGCCGGTGCCGCGCACCGTGCAGCCGCAGAGCGCGAATCCCACGGCGAGCCAGAGGACCGTTCCGGCGTTTCTGCGCGTGCCGATGTCCGTCTCCCTTCCGCACTTCGGATACCCCATTATAGGCGGGGCGGGGTGCCCGAAAAAAGGACCGTCTATGGCTTCCCGACCGGGCACCGGCGGCCCCTCTTCGATTCATGTGCAGCTTCCGGCGAAGACATGACGGATTCCCAGCAAGGGCAAGGGATGGAATCCCGCGGCAGATTGCCGGACAGGCGGCTGCGTGATCTACGGAGACCGCAGTTC comes from Candidatus Brocadiaceae bacterium and encodes:
- a CDS encoding FAD-dependent oxidoreductase; the protein is MGDRDDSGHPVPLREVCATCRAACPVHTDTQAYVQLITQGRYEEAFEKIREFNPFPSVCSLICHHPCEQACRRGDVDDPVALRHLKRFAVEQARPYRERRRRRAPITQPQTVGVIGAGPAGLTAAHDCVAAGYAATVYDAHDRPGGLLAHAVPAYRLPPDVLELDLDDIRALGVQVVCGTAVGRDVSLDEVRARHDAVVLAVGLSRSRTLPLTNGDHPDVLGALEFLQAVAAGARPAVPADVLVVGGGNVAVDAARTALRLGAQAVRMVCLEDESEMPAWDWECREALEEGIGIVHRRGPTEVVVRGGAVAGLVVREVERVFDDDGRFAPTYFDDRRSTIDGQMVILAVGQQADLGLLDGTEVERQGAGRIRFDRATMAASVPGVFACGEVVAGPGSAIEAVADGHRAARAVLRYLRTGRVEPVAEEEAGEEVGPLTEDLIRHLRRAERVAMPTLSAEARRRSFARLELGYSERDALREAWRCLSCTAGAQVDEAKCAACLTCLRVCPFGVPMVDDVALMTSDICQACGLCVAECPAGAIRIGRHAVGDIAGRIAELLKRADRPVTCVEIACARGAESRVALQDHVHARNGDEVGHIAVACAALADEVDMMKPFEFGVREVVVRMCDDCRYRGAGDRLSKRVERTKRLLDAAGVGGERLRLL
- a CDS encoding methylenetetrahydrofolate reductase; translated protein: MKSGSNLERVLAAGHFAVTAELGPPMGAGGEEVARRIELLRGAADAYNVTDCQTAVVRMSSVAGAALLLRAGMEPVMQMTTRDRNRIAIQSDVLGAAALGVRNCLCIAGDHQSFSAAGRLNGHPGARNVYDVDSIQLVSILRRMRDDHVQQGGDPVDPAPRLFLGAAWTPMADPVDWRLVRLAKKVAAGADFIQTQGVYDVAQFAEVMAKVRNEGLHEKTAILAGVIVPKSAGMLRYMNSSVAGVRVPEELIKRFPVVRKADPPEKKKEAQRLGLEIGRQVAVELIGRLRAIEGVRGVHLQAIEWEEAVPQICAAAGLLPRPCMD
- a CDS encoding universal stress protein produces the protein MDGISIRRIVCAVDFSDSSDHAQRYAVGLAEVFDAELRILHVVEPPFLPTYSLAGVPNLALPIEEVEDAARKHLQQAVEACRAVHADTEGILRTGSPFVEIINCARETEADLIVVGTHGRTGLSHMLIGSVAEKVVRKAPCPVLSVKHPDHSFSPP
- the tsaB gene encoding tRNA (adenosine(37)-N6)-threonylcarbamoyltransferase complex dimerization subunit type 1 TsaB; translation: MIVLGIETSGSVGSVAVCEDDDVRASHVFPAGPRHARNLLPAVDDVLQRAGLGRRRVDAVAVSEGPGSFTGLRIGVVCARTLSFALGWQCVGVPSLEVLVRNVATTAEVAAACPIRDARRDRVYGTLFRRENRDDWLDTTGVLLLPPQDLAARLPEGTIVFGSGVDACPDAFRRERFVLGPAAWGTGCAENVARLGRRRILTRGPDDPDTVRPRYHRLTEVEERLQADAG